From a single Pseudomonas triticicola genomic region:
- a CDS encoding DUF6124 family protein has protein sequence MIKPTPNPPENPDISPYESLESKKFHEAAERALDHHFKPAVEPHPKRENGLFKLSPGTDAEALMANASEDLLSISVIACDLADDLHGSRRSVALALSRMADGVRLMVEGTLDQIEVRSVAAKP, from the coding sequence ATGATCAAACCAACACCTAACCCCCCAGAAAACCCGGATATTTCGCCCTACGAATCTCTGGAATCAAAGAAATTCCACGAAGCCGCCGAACGCGCCCTCGACCACCATTTCAAACCAGCCGTCGAACCACATCCCAAACGTGAAAACGGCCTCTTCAAACTCTCTCCCGGCACCGACGCCGAAGCCCTCATGGCCAACGCCTCCGAAGACCTCCTGTCCATCAGCGTCATCGCCTGCGACCTCGCCGACGACCTCCACGGCTCCCGCCGCTCGGTGGCACTGGCCCTGAGCAGAATGGCGGACGGGGTGAGATTGATGGTGGAAGGGACGCTCGACCAGATTGAAGTGCGAAGCGTGGCGGCCAAGCCGTAG
- a CDS encoding aminoacyl-tRNA deacylase and HDOD domain-containing protein, with protein MTEAALVPESPQAPSVIRLLLNKLGVAYEEVLDHHGLNASRKVQAVLLDDAVGALMVLFPQSQLLDLNRLAELTGRRLTAVSTERLEKMLGKHNLSLLPGLPALTSSPCLYEESLLREPKLLINSGEPGLLLEISSEDFKSMLTKASAANFGEALSSIRPNLDRPDDDREEITQAVQAFTARRIQQRLEATIEIPPLAETAQKIIKLRVDPNATIDDITGVVETDPALAAQVVSWAASPYYASPGKIRSVEDAIVRVLGFDLVINLALGLALGKTLSLPKDHPQHTTPYWQQSIYTAAVIEGLTRAMPRAQRPEAGLTYLAGLLHNFGYLLLAHVFPPHFSLICRHLEVNPHLCHSYIEQHLLGISREQIGSWLMRYWDMPDELATALRFQHDPSYDGAYAEYPNLVCLAVRLLRSRGIGSGPDEDIPDALLERVGLSRDKANDVVSKVLEAEVLLRELASQFSQA; from the coding sequence ATGACCGAAGCTGCTCTCGTCCCCGAATCTCCGCAAGCTCCGTCTGTTATTCGGCTGCTGCTCAACAAGCTGGGCGTTGCCTACGAAGAAGTGCTCGACCACCACGGCCTCAATGCCTCGCGCAAAGTGCAGGCCGTGTTGCTGGACGACGCCGTGGGCGCGTTGATGGTGCTGTTTCCACAGAGCCAGTTGCTGGATCTCAATCGCCTCGCCGAACTCACTGGCCGCCGCCTCACAGCCGTGTCCACCGAGCGCCTGGAGAAGATGCTCGGCAAACACAATCTGAGCCTGTTGCCGGGCCTGCCGGCGCTGACCAGTTCGCCGTGCCTCTACGAAGAAAGCCTGCTGCGCGAGCCGAAGTTGCTGATCAACTCCGGCGAGCCGGGCCTGCTGCTGGAAATCAGCAGCGAAGACTTCAAATCGATGCTGACCAAAGCCAGCGCTGCCAACTTCGGCGAAGCCCTGAGCAGCATCCGCCCGAACCTCGACCGCCCGGACGATGACCGCGAGGAAATCACCCAGGCCGTGCAGGCGTTCACTGCGCGGCGCATTCAGCAGCGTCTGGAAGCGACCATCGAGATTCCACCGCTGGCCGAAACCGCGCAAAAAATCATCAAGCTGCGCGTCGACCCCAACGCCACCATCGACGACATCACCGGCGTCGTCGAAACCGACCCGGCGCTGGCCGCGCAAGTGGTGAGCTGGGCGGCGTCGCCCTACTACGCCTCGCCGGGCAAGATTCGTTCGGTGGAAGACGCGATCGTCCGCGTGTTGGGCTTCGATCTGGTGATCAACCTCGCGCTGGGCCTGGCCCTCGGCAAGACCCTGAGCCTGCCCAAAGACCACCCGCAACACACTACGCCGTACTGGCAGCAATCGATCTACACCGCCGCCGTCATCGAAGGCCTGACCCGCGCCATGCCCCGCGCCCAGCGCCCGGAAGCCGGCCTGACCTATCTGGCCGGTCTACTGCACAACTTCGGTTACCTGCTGCTGGCCCACGTGTTCCCGCCGCACTTCTCACTGATCTGCCGCCACCTGGAGGTCAACCCGCACCTGTGCCACAGCTACATCGAGCAACACCTGCTCGGTATCAGCCGTGAACAGATCGGCTCGTGGCTGATGCGCTACTGGGACATGCCGGATGAGCTGGCCACCGCCCTGCGCTTCCAGCACGACCCAAGCTACGACGGCGCCTACGCCGAATACCCGAACCTCGTCTGCCTGGCCGTGCGCCTGCTGCGTAGTCGCGGGATTGGCTCTGGCCCGGATGAAGATATTCCGGATGCACTGTTGGAACGTGTTGGTTTGAGCCGCGACAAAGCCAACGATGTCGTCAGCAAAGTGCTTGAGGCTGAAGTGCTGCTACGTGAACTGGCTTCGCAATTCAGCCAGGCCTGA
- the recG gene encoding ATP-dependent DNA helicase RecG: MTELSQVSVTALKGVGVAMAEKLAKVGLENLQDVLFHLPLRYQDRTRVVPIGALRPGQDAVVEGTVSGADVVMGRRRSLVVRLQDGTGGLSLRFYHFSNAQKEGLKRGTRVRCYGEARPGASGLEIYHPEYRAITGDEPPPVDETLTPVYPLTEGLTQQRLRQLCMQTLTLLKPSTLPDWLPTELARDYQLAPLADAIRYLHNPPADADVDELALGHHWAQHRLAFEELLTHQLSQQRLRESMRSLRAPAMPKATKLPPKYLKNLGFNPTGAQQRVGNEIAYDLSQHEPMLRLIQGDVGAGKTVVAALAALQALEAGYQVALMAPTEILAEQHFITFKRWLEPLGIEVAWLAGKLKGKNRVAALEQIASGTPMVVGTHALFQDEVQFKNLALVIIDEQHRFGVQQRLALRQKGVGGRMCPHQLIMTATPIPRTLAMSAYADLDTSILDELPPGRTPVNTVLVTDTRRVEVIERVRSACAEGRQAYWVCTLIEESEELTCQAAETTFEDLTAALGELKVGLIHGRMKPVEKAAVMAEFKAGNLQLLVATTVIEVGVDVPNASLMIIENPERLGLAQLHQLRGRVGRGSAASHCVLLYHPPLSQIGRQRLGIMRETNDGFVIAEKDLELRGPGEMLGTRQTGLLQFKVADLMRDADLLPAVRDAAQALLERWPTHVSPLLDRWLRHGQQYGQV, encoded by the coding sequence ATGACGGAGCTGTCGCAAGTGTCGGTGACGGCACTCAAGGGTGTCGGCGTGGCCATGGCCGAGAAACTGGCCAAGGTCGGCCTCGAGAATCTGCAGGACGTGCTGTTTCACCTGCCGCTGCGTTATCAGGATCGCACCCGCGTGGTGCCGATCGGCGCATTGCGGCCGGGGCAGGACGCCGTGGTCGAAGGCACCGTCAGCGGTGCCGACGTGGTCATGGGTCGCCGGCGCAGTCTGGTCGTGCGCTTGCAGGACGGCACCGGCGGGCTGAGCCTGCGTTTCTACCATTTCAGCAACGCGCAGAAGGAAGGGCTCAAGCGTGGCACGCGGGTTCGCTGCTACGGTGAAGCCCGGCCCGGCGCCTCAGGCCTGGAAATCTATCATCCGGAATACCGCGCGATCACCGGTGATGAACCACCGCCAGTGGACGAAACCCTGACCCCGGTCTACCCGCTCACCGAAGGCCTGACCCAACAGCGCCTGCGTCAGTTGTGCATGCAGACCCTGACGCTGCTCAAGCCGAGCACCCTGCCCGACTGGCTGCCGACCGAACTCGCCCGCGACTATCAACTGGCGCCGCTGGCCGACGCGATCCGTTACCTGCACAACCCGCCCGCTGACGCCGACGTCGACGAACTCGCCCTTGGTCATCACTGGGCCCAGCATCGCCTGGCTTTCGAAGAGCTACTGACTCATCAACTGTCGCAGCAGCGTCTGCGCGAAAGCATGCGTTCACTGCGCGCGCCGGCGATGCCGAAAGCCACAAAGCTGCCACCGAAATACCTGAAAAACCTCGGCTTCAACCCGACCGGCGCGCAACAGCGCGTCGGCAACGAAATCGCCTACGACCTCAGCCAGCACGAACCGATGTTGCGCCTGATTCAGGGTGACGTTGGCGCGGGCAAAACCGTGGTTGCCGCGCTCGCCGCGTTGCAGGCGCTGGAGGCCGGTTACCAGGTTGCATTGATGGCGCCGACCGAGATCCTCGCCGAACAGCACTTCATCACCTTCAAGCGCTGGCTCGAACCGCTGGGCATTGAAGTCGCGTGGCTGGCCGGTAAGCTCAAGGGCAAGAATCGCGTCGCCGCGCTGGAACAGATCGCCAGCGGCACGCCGATGGTGGTCGGCACCCACGCGCTGTTTCAGGACGAAGTGCAGTTCAAGAACCTCGCTCTGGTGATCATCGACGAACAGCACCGCTTCGGTGTGCAGCAGCGTCTGGCGTTGCGGCAGAAAGGCGTCGGCGGGCGCATGTGCCCGCACCAACTGATCATGACCGCCACGCCGATTCCACGCACACTGGCGATGAGTGCCTACGCCGACCTCGACACCTCGATCCTCGACGAACTGCCGCCCGGCCGAACCCCGGTCAACACCGTGCTGGTCACCGACACCCGCCGCGTCGAAGTCATCGAACGCGTGCGCAGCGCCTGTGCCGAAGGGCGGCAGGCCTATTGGGTGTGCACGCTGATTGAAGAATCCGAAGAGCTGACCTGCCAGGCCGCCGAAACCACGTTTGAAGACCTCACCGCCGCCCTCGGCGAATTGAAAGTCGGGCTGATTCACGGGCGCATGAAGCCGGTCGAGAAAGCCGCAGTGATGGCTGAGTTCAAGGCCGGCAACCTGCAACTGCTGGTCGCCACCACCGTGATCGAAGTTGGCGTCGACGTGCCCAACGCCAGCCTGATGATCATCGAAAACCCCGAGCGTCTCGGCCTCGCGCAACTGCACCAGTTGCGCGGTCGGGTTGGTCGGGGTAGCGCGGCCAGCCACTGCGTACTGCTTTACCACCCGCCGCTGTCGCAGATCGGCCGTCAGCGTTTGGGCATCATGCGCGAGACCAACGACGGTTTCGTCATCGCCGAAAAAGACCTCGAACTGCGCGGCCCCGGGGAAATGCTCGGCACCCGTCAGACCGGCCTGCTGCAATTCAAGGTCGCCGACCTGATGCGCGACGCCGACCTGCTGCCCGCCGTGCGCGACGCCGCCCAGGCTCTGCTGGAGCGCTGGCCGACCCACGTCAGCCCATTGCTTGACCGTTGGCTGCGCCATGGGCAGCAATACGGCCAAGTGTGA
- a CDS encoding hydrogen peroxide-inducible genes activator: MTLTELRYIVTLAQEQHFGHAAERCHVSQPTLSVGVKKLEDELGVLIFERSKSAVRLTPVGEGIVAQAQKVLEQAQGIRELAQAGKNQLTAPLKVGAIYTVGPYLFPHLIPQLHRVAPQMPLYIEENFTHVLRDKLRNGELDAIIIALPFNEADVLTLPLYDEPFYVLMPAQHPWTKKESIDAGLLNDKSLLLLGEGHCFRDQVLEACPTLTKGNDGAKHTTVESSSLETIRHMVASGLGISILPLSAVDSHHYAPGVIEVRPLTAPVPFRTVAIAWRASFPRPKAIEILADSIRLCSVAKPAAPVTAG; this comes from the coding sequence ATGACCCTCACAGAATTACGCTACATCGTTACCCTCGCCCAAGAGCAGCACTTCGGCCACGCGGCCGAGCGTTGCCACGTCAGCCAGCCGACGCTGTCGGTGGGCGTGAAAAAGCTTGAAGACGAACTCGGTGTGCTGATTTTCGAGCGCAGCAAAAGCGCCGTGCGCCTGACCCCAGTCGGCGAAGGCATCGTCGCCCAGGCGCAGAAAGTCCTGGAACAGGCCCAGGGCATCCGCGAGCTGGCCCAGGCCGGCAAGAACCAGCTGACCGCACCGCTGAAAGTCGGCGCCATCTACACCGTCGGCCCGTACCTGTTCCCGCACCTGATCCCACAACTGCACCGGGTTGCCCCGCAGATGCCGTTGTACATCGAAGAGAACTTCACCCACGTGCTGCGCGACAAACTGCGCAACGGCGAACTCGACGCGATCATCATCGCCCTGCCGTTCAACGAAGCCGACGTGCTGACCCTGCCGCTGTACGACGAGCCTTTCTACGTCCTGATGCCGGCGCAGCACCCGTGGACCAAGAAAGAATCCATCGACGCCGGCCTGCTCAATGACAAGAGTCTGCTGCTGCTCGGTGAAGGCCACTGTTTCCGCGATCAGGTGCTCGAGGCCTGCCCGACCCTGACCAAAGGCAACGACGGCGCCAAGCACACCACGGTCGAGTCCAGCTCGCTGGAAACCATTCGCCACATGGTCGCTTCCGGCCTGGGCATCTCGATCCTGCCGCTGTCGGCGGTGGACAGCCATCACTACGCCCCGGGCGTTATTGAAGTGCGTCCACTGACCGCGCCGGTGCCGTTCCGCACCGTGGCGATCGCTTGGCGCGCGAGCTTCCCACGGCCGAAAGCCATCGAGATCCTCGCCGATTCCATTCGCCTGTGCTCGGTGGCCAAGCCTGCCGCGCCGGTTACGGCTGGTTAA
- a CDS encoding TonB family protein gives MITTRHKLTRYSGSLAVVLGVHALAIALALNWTARPPIELPPQAMMVELAPLPAPPPPAPPKVVTPPQPPAPVEELPIPKLAEAPKAEIAVPKPKPKPKPKPPKPVEKKLPEPPKEKPSEEKPADTQPTQAPTEKSAQPAPGPSPAQLAAKASWQGALLTHLAKYKKYPQSAQSRGKEGLNRLRFVVDGEGNVLSFELVGRSGNADLDRATLDMIRRAQPLPKPPADMLNNGSIEIVAPFVYSLERRR, from the coding sequence ATGATCACGACGCGCCATAAGCTGACGCGTTACAGCGGTAGCCTGGCCGTGGTGCTGGGCGTGCATGCACTGGCCATCGCGCTGGCGCTGAACTGGACTGCCCGCCCGCCCATCGAATTGCCGCCGCAGGCAATGATGGTCGAGTTGGCCCCGTTGCCTGCCCCGCCACCGCCGGCTCCGCCGAAAGTCGTCACACCGCCGCAGCCACCGGCTCCGGTGGAAGAATTGCCGATTCCGAAACTGGCTGAAGCACCGAAAGCGGAAATCGCGGTACCGAAACCCAAGCCGAAGCCCAAGCCAAAACCGCCGAAGCCGGTCGAGAAAAAACTGCCAGAGCCGCCGAAGGAAAAACCTTCCGAGGAAAAACCGGCCGACACTCAGCCGACCCAGGCGCCAACGGAGAAATCCGCCCAGCCGGCACCGGGCCCGTCGCCAGCGCAACTGGCGGCCAAGGCCAGTTGGCAAGGCGCCCTGCTCACGCATCTGGCCAAGTACAAGAAGTACCCGCAGAGTGCACAGTCGCGTGGCAAGGAAGGTTTGAATCGTCTGCGCTTCGTGGTTGATGGCGAAGGTAATGTGCTGTCGTTCGAACTGGTCGGCCGCTCTGGTAACGCCGATCTGGACCGGGCCACCCTGGACATGATCCGCCGCGCCCAACCGCTGCCCAAGCCACCGGCCGACATGCTCAATAACGGCTCGATCGAAATTGTTGCGCCGTTTGTTTATTCGCTGGAACGTCGCCGTTAG
- the exbD gene encoding TonB system transport protein ExbD: MGLHLKEGADDDLAENHEINVTPFIDVMLVLLIIFMVAAPLATVDIKVDLPASTAKPAPRPEKPVFLSVKADQRLFLGDDEVKAETLGATLDAKTQGKKDTTIFFQADKGVDYGDLMSVMDSLRAAGYLKVGLVGLETAAKK; this comes from the coding sequence ATGGGCCTGCATTTGAAAGAAGGCGCAGACGACGATCTGGCCGAGAATCACGAAATCAACGTCACGCCGTTCATCGACGTGATGCTGGTGCTGTTGATCATCTTCATGGTGGCCGCGCCGTTGGCCACTGTGGACATCAAAGTCGACCTGCCCGCCTCGACCGCCAAACCGGCGCCGCGGCCGGAGAAACCGGTGTTCCTCAGTGTGAAAGCTGACCAGCGCCTGTTCCTCGGTGACGACGAAGTGAAAGCCGAAACCCTCGGCGCTACCCTCGACGCCAAAACCCAGGGCAAGAAAGACACCACCATCTTCTTCCAGGCCGACAAAGGCGTGGATTACGGTGACCTGATGAGCGTGATGGACAGCCTGCGCGCCGCCGGTTACCTGAAGGTCGGTCTGGTCGGTCTCGAGACGGCAGCCAAGAAATGA
- the exbB gene encoding tonB-system energizer ExbB, whose product MTRNQTPASPTTRPRAWSAVAALLLSLMLAPTAAFADAQAPATPAATEQSAPAAAPAAPAATDPVQAVDAADAPEVLEADNTLGMAHDLSPWGMYQNADIIVKIVMIGLAIASIITWTIWIAKGFELMGAKRRLRGEIAALKKATTLKEASATAGKEGTLANLLVHDALEEMRLSVNSREKEGIKERVSFRLERLVAACGRNMSSGTGVLATIGSTAPFVGLFGTVWGIMNSFIGIAKTQTTNLAVVAPGIAEALLATALGLVAAIPAVVIYNVFARSIAGYKAQVSDASAEVLLLVSRDLDHQPERSSQPHMVKVG is encoded by the coding sequence ATGACACGTAATCAAACTCCCGCTTCGCCAACCACTCGACCTCGCGCCTGGAGCGCTGTCGCGGCTTTGCTGCTCAGCCTGATGCTGGCACCGACCGCCGCCTTCGCCGACGCTCAAGCACCCGCCACCCCAGCCGCCACCGAGCAGAGCGCACCCGCTGCCGCTCCGGCTGCACCGGCCGCCACCGATCCAGTGCAGGCTGTCGACGCGGCCGACGCACCTGAAGTCCTCGAAGCCGACAACACCTTGGGCATGGCCCACGACCTGTCGCCGTGGGGCATGTACCAGAACGCCGACATCATCGTGAAAATCGTGATGATCGGTCTGGCCATCGCATCGATCATCACCTGGACTATCTGGATCGCCAAAGGCTTCGAGCTGATGGGCGCCAAGCGTCGTCTGCGTGGCGAAATTGCCGCACTGAAAAAAGCCACCACCCTCAAGGAAGCCAGCGCCACCGCTGGTAAAGAAGGCACCCTCGCCAACCTGCTGGTGCATGACGCGCTCGAAGAGATGCGCCTGTCGGTCAACAGCCGCGAGAAAGAAGGCATCAAGGAGCGTGTCAGCTTCCGCCTCGAGCGCCTCGTAGCGGCCTGCGGTCGCAACATGAGCAGCGGCACCGGCGTCCTCGCCACCATCGGTTCGACCGCACCGTTCGTAGGTCTCTTCGGTACCGTGTGGGGCATCATGAACTCGTTCATCGGCATCGCCAAAACCCAGACCACCAACCTCGCCGTTGTCGCACCGGGTATCGCTGAAGCCCTGCTGGCCACTGCACTGGGTCTGGTTGCGGCGATTCCTGCGGTAGTGATCTACAACGTCTTCGCCCGCTCCATCGCCGGTTACAAGGCGCAGGTCTCCGATGCCTCGGCAGAAGTCCTGCTGCTGGTCAGCCGCGATCTCGACCACCAGCCTGAGCGCAGCTCGCAGCCGCACATGGTTAAAGTGGGGTAA
- a CDS encoding SDR family oxidoreductase has translation MSAPSVLIAGCGDVGSRLATQLLAAGWQVHGLRRDVSKLPEGVIGVTGDLFNEECPATWPVGAVDYLVYCAAATDHDEEGYRKAYVQGLQNVLSWLDDYGQVPERLIFVSSSSVYGQQDGAWVDETSETVAAGYSGRLMLEAEQVALNSGIPASVVRLTGIYGPGREWLLTQVRRGYRVATEPPLYGNRIHADDAAGLLAFLLEKDREGIKLDQLYIGVDDAPAPLAEVVGWLREYLGVTEWAEDASVRRTGSKRCSNARAKALGWVPKYSSYREGYAAILEGKC, from the coding sequence ATGTCCGCGCCTTCTGTTTTGATTGCCGGTTGTGGTGATGTCGGCAGTCGTCTGGCCACGCAATTGCTGGCGGCTGGCTGGCAAGTTCATGGCCTGCGCCGCGACGTTTCCAAGCTGCCGGAGGGTGTCATCGGCGTCACCGGCGATCTGTTCAACGAAGAGTGCCCGGCGACCTGGCCGGTGGGTGCCGTGGATTATCTGGTGTATTGCGCTGCGGCCACCGACCACGATGAAGAGGGCTACCGCAAGGCCTACGTGCAAGGCTTGCAGAACGTGCTGAGCTGGCTGGACGACTATGGGCAAGTGCCTGAGCGGCTGATCTTCGTGTCGAGCAGCAGCGTGTACGGCCAGCAGGATGGAGCATGGGTGGATGAGACCTCCGAGACTGTCGCGGCCGGATATTCAGGTCGCTTGATGCTTGAAGCCGAGCAGGTCGCGCTCAATAGTGGCATCCCGGCTAGCGTGGTGCGCCTGACCGGCATTTACGGCCCGGGCCGCGAGTGGCTGCTGACTCAGGTGCGTCGCGGGTATCGCGTGGCTACGGAGCCACCGCTGTATGGCAATCGTATTCATGCCGATGATGCAGCGGGGCTGCTGGCGTTCTTGCTGGAAAAAGACCGCGAGGGCATCAAGCTGGACCAGCTCTATATCGGTGTGGATGACGCGCCAGCGCCGTTGGCCGAAGTGGTGGGCTGGTTGCGCGAGTATCTGGGCGTGACTGAATGGGCGGAAGACGCCAGTGTGCGGCGCACTGGCAGCAAGCGTTGCAGCAATGCGCGGGCGAAAGCGTTGGGGTGGGTGCCGAAGTATTCGAGTTATCGCGAAGGCTATGCAGCGATTCTTGAAGGTAAGTGCTGA
- a CDS encoding RidA family protein, which produces MTKTVITSDKAPAAIGTYSQAIKAGNTVYMSGQIPLDPKTMELVEGFEAQTVQVFENLKAVAEAAGGSFKDIVKLNIFLTDLSHFAKVNEIMGKYFDQPYPARAAIGVAALPKGAQVEMDAILVIE; this is translated from the coding sequence ATGACCAAAACCGTCATCACCAGCGACAAGGCCCCGGCCGCCATCGGCACTTACTCCCAAGCGATCAAGGCAGGCAACACCGTTTACATGTCGGGCCAGATTCCTCTGGACCCAAAAACCATGGAACTGGTTGAGGGCTTCGAAGCCCAGACCGTCCAGGTCTTCGAGAACCTCAAAGCCGTGGCCGAAGCTGCCGGCGGTTCGTTCAAGGACATCGTCAAACTGAACATCTTCCTCACCGACCTGAGCCACTTCGCCAAGGTCAACGAGATCATGGGCAAGTACTTCGACCAGCCATACCCTGCCCGCGCCGCCATTGGCGTGGCCGCCCTGCCGAAGGGTGCGCAGGTTGAAATGGATGCCATTCTGGTCATCGAGTGA
- the spoT gene encoding bifunctional GTP diphosphokinase/guanosine-3',5'-bis pyrophosphate 3'-pyrophosphohydrolase → MPSIDALADRLSTYLGNDQVNLVRRAYFYAEQAHDGQRRRSGEAYVTHPLAVANILADMHMDHQSLMAAMLHDVIEDTGIAKEALQAQFGETVAELVDGVSKLTQMNFETKAEAQAENFQKMAMAMARDIRVILVKLADRLHNMRTLEVLSGEKRRRIAKETLEIYAPIANRLGMHAIRIEFEDLGFKAMHPMRSARIYQAVKRARGNRKEIVNKIEESLGHCLAIDGIQGEVSGRQKHLYGIYKKMRGKRRAFNEIMDVYAFRIIVDKVDTCYRVLGAVHNLYKPLPGRFKDYIAIPKANGYQSLHTTLFGMHGVPIEIQIRTREMEEMANNGIAAHWLYKSSGDEQPKGTHARARQWVKGVLEMQQRAGNSLEFIESVKIDLFPDEVYVFTPKGRIMELPKGSTAVDFAYAVHTDVGNSCIACRINRRLAPLSEPLQSGSTVEIVSAPGARPNPAWLNFVVTGKARTHIRHALKLQRRSESISLGERLLNKVLNGFDSSLEKIPAERVKAMLTEYRLELIEDLLEDIGLGNRMAYVVARRLLGEGEQLPSPEGPLAIRGTEGLVLSYAKCCTPIPGDPIVGHLSAGKGMVVHLDNCRNISEIRHNPEKCIQLSWAKDVTGEFNVELRVELEHQRGLIALLASSVNAADGNIEKISMDERDGRISVVQLVVSVHDRVHLARVIKKLRALTGVIRITRMRA, encoded by the coding sequence ATGCCGAGCATAGACGCCCTCGCCGATCGCTTATCGACCTACCTCGGCAACGACCAGGTCAACCTGGTCCGCCGAGCGTATTTCTACGCCGAACAAGCCCATGACGGTCAACGCCGTCGCAGTGGTGAGGCGTACGTCACGCATCCTCTTGCCGTGGCCAATATACTTGCCGACATGCACATGGACCATCAGAGCCTGATGGCCGCGATGCTGCATGACGTGATCGAAGACACCGGTATCGCCAAGGAAGCGCTGCAAGCGCAGTTTGGTGAAACCGTGGCCGAACTGGTCGACGGGGTCAGCAAACTGACCCAGATGAACTTCGAGACCAAGGCCGAAGCACAGGCTGAAAACTTCCAGAAAATGGCCATGGCCATGGCGCGCGACATCCGGGTGATCCTGGTCAAGCTCGCCGACCGTCTGCACAACATGCGCACGCTGGAAGTGCTGTCCGGCGAAAAACGCCGGCGTATCGCCAAGGAAACCCTCGAGATCTACGCACCCATCGCCAACCGGCTGGGCATGCACGCGATCCGCATCGAATTCGAAGACCTCGGCTTCAAGGCCATGCACCCGATGCGTTCCGCGCGGATCTACCAGGCGGTCAAGCGCGCCCGGGGCAACCGCAAGGAAATCGTCAACAAGATCGAAGAGTCCCTCGGCCATTGCCTCGCCATCGACGGCATCCAGGGCGAAGTCAGCGGTCGGCAGAAACACCTCTACGGCATCTACAAGAAAATGCGCGGCAAGCGTCGGGCCTTCAACGAAATCATGGACGTTTACGCGTTCCGGATCATCGTCGACAAGGTCGATACCTGCTACCGCGTATTGGGTGCTGTGCATAATTTGTACAAACCGTTGCCAGGGCGCTTCAAGGATTACATCGCGATCCCCAAGGCCAACGGCTATCAGTCGCTGCACACCACGTTGTTCGGCATGCACGGTGTACCGATCGAGATCCAGATCCGCACCCGCGAAATGGAAGAAATGGCCAACAACGGCATCGCCGCCCATTGGCTGTACAAATCCAGCGGTGACGAGCAACCGAAAGGCACGCACGCCCGCGCTCGCCAGTGGGTCAAAGGCGTGCTGGAAATGCAACAACGTGCCGGCAACTCGCTGGAATTCATCGAAAGCGTGAAGATCGACTTGTTCCCGGACGAGGTCTACGTGTTCACGCCGAAAGGCCGGATCATGGAGCTGCCAAAAGGCTCCACGGCGGTCGACTTTGCCTACGCAGTGCACACCGATGTCGGCAACAGCTGCATCGCCTGCCGCATCAATCGTCGTCTCGCGCCGCTGTCGGAACCGCTGCAAAGCGGCTCCACGGTCGAGATCGTCAGCGCTCCCGGCGCACGGCCGAACCCGGCGTGGCTCAACTTCGTGGTCACCGGCAAGGCACGCACACATATTCGTCATGCGCTGAAGCTACAACGCCGCTCCGAGTCCATCAGTCTTGGCGAACGCCTGCTGAACAAGGTCCTCAACGGTTTCGACAGCTCCCTGGAGAAGATCCCGGCAGAGCGCGTCAAAGCAATGCTTACCGAGTACCGCCTCGAACTGATCGAAGACCTGCTCGAAGACATCGGCCTGGGCAACCGCATGGCCTATGTCGTTGCCCGTCGCCTGCTCGGCGAAGGTGAGCAGCTGCCGAGCCCGGAAGGTCCGCTGGCGATTCGCGGTACCGAAGGCCTGGTGCTCAGCTACGCCAAATGCTGCACGCCGATCCCGGGCGACCCGATTGTCGGGCACCTGTCGGCGGGCAAAGGCATGGTCGTGCACCTGGATAACTGCCGCAACATCAGCGAAATCAGGCACAACCCGGAAAAATGCATCCAGCTCTCGTGGGCCAAGGATGTCACCGGCGAATTCAACGTCGAGCTGCGCGTCGAGCTGGAACACCAGCGCGGCCTGATCGCACTGCTGGCCAGCAGCGTCAACGCGGCCGACGGCAATATCGAGAAAATCAGCATGGACGAACGCGATGGTCGCATCAGCGTCGTGCAGTTGGTGGTCAGCGTCCACGACCGTGTGCACCTGGCCCGCGTGATCAAGAAACTGCGCGCCTTGACCGGGGTGATCCGCATCACCCGCATGCGCGCATAA
- the rpoZ gene encoding DNA-directed RNA polymerase subunit omega yields the protein MARVTVEDCLEHVENRFELVMLSTKRARQLATGGKEPLVQWENDKPTVVALREIAEGLMSYEFIAEQEIVQDEPLFAAFEDESNEAV from the coding sequence ATGGCCCGCGTAACCGTTGAAGACTGCCTAGAACACGTGGAAAACCGCTTTGAGCTGGTCATGCTCTCTACCAAGCGTGCCCGTCAACTGGCCACCGGCGGCAAAGAGCCATTGGTGCAGTGGGAAAACGACAAGCCGACCGTTGTCGCGCTGCGTGAAATTGCTGAAGGCCTGATGAGCTACGAGTTCATCGCCGAGCAGGAAATCGTCCAGGATGAACCGCTGTTCGCAGCGTTCGAGGACGAGTCGAACGAGGCCGTCTAA